The genomic window CGAGCCAGGCCAGCGCGAAGAAGGGCAGCGCCAGCAGGGACTGCATGAGCAGGGCCATCGCGCTGTCCAGGTTGCCGACGACGTTGAAGATCAGCCACACCACGCCGAAGGCGATGAGCAGGGTCTGCGCGCCGCGCCGCGGCCCCCAGTAGGCCAGCAGCCAGCTGAGGAACCAGGTGAACCAGAGCAGCGAGAGGATGCCGTTCACCAGGGCGTCGTAGTGGGTCTCTGTGACCTCCGGAGTGCGGAAGGCGATCACCAGCAGGAAGACGAGGAAGCCCGTCGCCAGGAAGGCGTGGTAGCCGGCGCGGTGGGCGGCGCGGCGCTGGAACTCGTCCTGGTCCCGCAGCCAGCCCAGCTCGCGCAGCAGGCCGGGGCCGAAGGTCCCGAGCGCGGCGAGCAGGAGGAAGGCGGAGTGGACCTGCATCAGCGCGAAGCCCAGCACGACCATGCCGCCGGCGACGAGAGTGGCCGGCGTGGGCCGGCGCCAGCGATCAGTCCAGGTGCTCATCGTTGGGCGCTCCTTCCTCGAGGGAGAACAGCGACTCCACCGGCAGGCGGAACACCCTTGCCAGCTCGAGCGCCAGTTCAATCGAGGGCCGATAGCGCCCCCGCTCGATGCTGATGATGGTCTGCCGCGTCACGCCCACCCGGTCGGCGAGCTCCTGCTGCGTGAGCTCCGCCGCCTGCCGGTGGCGCTTGAGGTGAACCGTGATGCCCTTGCCCGGTGACATGCCAGGAGTGTACAGCGTGCTTTACAAAATGTCAAGGACGCTTTTCACTGGCCAGTCCGGCCCGCCGGCGCTAGACTCCGCGGACCCGCGAAAGGAGCGCCATGCGCAGCGTCCTCATCCTCGCCCTGCTCGGTGCGCTGGCCCTGGCCGACACGGCCGCCGCCCGCTGCAAGCCCGACACCAGCTACGCGCCGGTCATCGATCCCGCGCGTTTCGTGGACCAGGTGGACAACCCGCTCTGGCCCCTCGTGCCGGGCACGACGACCGTGCTGCGCGGCGGCGGTGAGGTCGTGACGATCACGGTGACCGACGAGACCCGAACCATCCTGGGCGTCCGCTGCGTCGTGGTGCGCGACGTGGTGACCGTGGACGGGGAGGTGGAAGAAGACACCGCCGACTGGTTCGCGCAGGACGTGGACGGCAACGTCTGGTACTTCGGCGAGGACAGCCGCGAGCTGCGCCACGGTCGCGTGGTGGGCCGCGAGGGCTCGTGGGAGGCCGGCGTCGACGGCGCCCAGCCCGGCATCGTGAT from Candidatus Latescibacterota bacterium includes these protein-coding regions:
- a CDS encoding helix-turn-helix transcriptional regulator, coding for MSPGKGITVHLKRHRQAAELTQQELADRVGVTRQTIISIERGRYRPSIELALELARVFRLPVESLFSLEEGAPNDEHLD